The following are encoded together in the Lactuca sativa cultivar Salinas chromosome 1, Lsat_Salinas_v11, whole genome shotgun sequence genome:
- the LOC111915690 gene encoding uncharacterized protein LOC111915690 — protein sequence MASKLGNDGGSSSDVKSKRISAGVLQSITSLLLLCAKQTIIASKKLKNNTKISSGTPKKLISSISNKAIKLRHRMKRTGEEGGEHGSDGLWRKEILMGDKCQPLDFSGVIYYDKDGNLLSELPIRSPRASPLPGYVCTPARSSWTSTPRRELSSQ from the coding sequence ATGGCTAGTAAACTCGGTAACGACGGCGGTAGCTCCAGCGATGTCAAGTCTAAGCGTATTTCCGCCGGCGTTTTGCAATCGATAACATCTCTTCTGCTTCTCTGCGCCAAGCAAACGATTATAGCttcaaaaaagttgaaaaacaatACAAAGATCTCATCGGGGACGCCGAAGAAACTAATTTCCTCCATAAGCAACAAAGCGATCAAGTTGCGCCACCGGATGAAGAGAACGGGAGAAGAAGGCGGTGAGCACGGAAGCGACGGGCTGTGGCGGAAGGAGATACTGATGGGGGATAAATGTCAGCCCCTGGATTTCTCCGGTGTAATCTATTACGATAAAGACGGGAACCTTCTGAGTGAGTTGCCCATTCGATCGCCCCGTGCAAGTCCGTTGCCGGGTTATGTCTGTACTCCGGCGAGGTCCAGCTGGACCTCAACGCCGCGGCGAGAATTGTCGTCTCAGTGA